The nucleotide window ACACTAGGCTATAGCTTCTACCACAAGAAGGGAGAAAAGGGACTGACGATTGCCCGGAGTAGCATAGCAAGGTACAAGTCCAAAGTCCGTGAAATTACCTCTCGAAGCAAGCCATACGCCATGTACAAGCGTTATGAGCTGTTGAGGCAATTAAACCGGGGTTGGTCAAACTACTTTAAACTGAACGAAGCAAAGAGCCTGTTCAAAGAACTAGATCAATGGGTTCAGCGGCGGATCAGGCAATGTCACTGGAAGCAATGGAGGTTACCGAGGACGAAAGTGGCAATGCTTATAAAGTTGGGGACGCCCAACTGGCAGGCATATCAATGGGGTAACACAAGAAAAGGGTCGTGGCGAATAAGCGGAAGTCCCATATTACAACGCGCTCTGAACAAATCCTTACTAAAACGGGAAGGGTACTTACCCCTTGCTGAGTTAAGTACCCTTCCAACTGTATTATTCTGATGGGCCGCCGTATACGGGACCGTACGTACGGTGGCTGGAGGGGACGGTGTAGGAATTAATCCTACACCTCCTACTCAATTAAGCAACAGCCGTTGCCAGCCATCAGGGTAAAGTATTCAGGTTCACTGTTGGTGCTACACCGGTAGCGGTGCGCGTGAAAGTAGTGTTGTAGTTAACATAGTCAGAGAAGAAGCCGCCGTTTTTGAGGAAAAACCGGCCGGTGCTGTTGTCTACGCCGCCAGCGTAGTCTCTGCGCTGGTCATTGGTGGCGGTGGCATCAGCGGTGAATCTGGCGCTGGTGATTTCTGTCCATATGCCGGTGGTGGACCGGATCCATTGGTTGTTGTATTGTCCGCTTCTGCCGAGATAGCCGTTTGTATCATTGAAGTTTTCCAGGAAGGAATATAATCCGCTGTGGTAGGTGGTGGTGTTGGGTTGTTTCCAGGTGGCGATAAAGCGCCAGCCGGCTGTTTCCGGTGTATAGATCCAGGCGGAGAAATCGGAGCCGCCTGCGCCATCGGGCAAGATATGAGTAAGGAACTTATAGGTGGTACCTGCCTGCCAGTTGAATACCAGATAACTCTGGCCACCGGTACCCTCGCCGCCGAAGGAGTTGTCTACTACGTTGATGCCTTTCCGTACGAGCGTGGTTTTACCAACAGCGGGGTCCCAGATGGAGAACAGGACACGTCTTTCGGTGGCACTGTTGACCTGGATGCCGAAATAACCGCCGTTGAAGCCGTTGCTCATAAAGTAAGAGCCGATTTTGTCTTCTCCTGCGGGCACGGTTACTTCGTTATAGAACCATTCTGCCGTTGTGCCGGAAGGAATGGGGTAGTTGAGATGTACGGATGGGCCGCGTCTGGACCAGTAGTAGTTGGCAGAATCGTTGGCATATACTACGTTGCTGGTAGTGGCGCTGCCGCTGATGATGATATGAGACACATCGCCGAAGTAGCTGCCGCTTTTGCTGATACCCTGCAGGTCTACTTTTACATAACCGGCGCTGGTAATGTTTACGGTACCGATGTTGTAATCCGTATAGGCTTTACCGGTAACGGTTTTTGTAAAGACGGTACCGTTGACGGTCACCTGGATATTACTGGTGCCGCTGGGCACTTTCATGCGTACGGCCACATTAAGCTGACCGGTGAGGCCGAGGCGGAAATAGGTGCTGGTGATGCTGCCGGCATTGGTCCAGTTGCCCAGCCCGTTGTTGGTGATCACTTCTGCGCCGCCGGCAGGAAGTGTGGTTACAAAACCATTACCGGCCAGGGCTACGGCGTAACTGGACGCGGGTGGTACAATGGTCTGCTGGAGCTGGTTCTGTGAACGGGCGTTGGCAGGAAGGGTTTCCTGCATATTTTTACTGCAGGAGAAGATAGCCATGACAGCTATCATCATAAAGATAAGGTGTGCTTTCATTTTCATGGATCGTAATTTTTAATGGTGGCAGGAGACAGCTTTTGCTTATACTATTTTTTTACAAGACATGACCTTCCAGAGCCTGTAACAGGCCAGGGCAGTACATATGCTGATGGTAAAACGTAATATGGTTAACAGTAACTATTACCCTTCTCCATTGTTCACTACGGTAAAGATTACACGGGAATATTATTCACTGTTGAAAGTATGGTTCAGTAATTTTGGTTATACTGTAAGTTAAGGCAGTATTATCAAAAAAAAGTATTTTTTTCTAAATTATTTCGTGGCTGGTTTGTGGGGCAACCAGTATAACATCAGGGCTACTATGAACAGACAGGCCATTCCTGCGATAAGGCCGTAGCGCAAGGCAGTGGCATATATCTGAGGATCTTGTCCGGACTCCAGTATCGCAAAAAATATCCCGCCAATAATACTGATGCCCAGTCCGGATGCTGTTTGCTGAAAGGTAGAGAAAATGCCCGAAGCAGCACCGGCATCTTCCACCGGCACATTGTCCAACACAATGTTCAACAGAAAAGGCAGCACCAGGCCATTGCCAAGCCCATATATCGCAATAAACGATACTGATAACAACGGATGATGCTGACTGCTGCCATAAAAGAGCTGCAACAGAAAAGCCAGCAGAATGATCAGCAAACCTGTTTGCAGCACCCGTTTACCATAGGTAACCAGTAACCGGGAAGCTACTACAGACGATAGCATAAACAACAAAGCATGCGGAATAAAACAGGCGCCGCAGGCCAGTGCAGAGATGCCCAGTCCGTTCTGCAGGAATACCGCCATCATCAGCAGGTAAGCGGTATGCAGCATAAAGTGGAAAAGTACCGCCAGTAACCCAATATTAAATGCCGGCTGTTTAAATAATTGGAGATTGATCAGCGGTCCCTGATTGGCGGCCAGCTTCCGCTGCTGCACATACACAAATATGCCCAGCAATACCAATGATAAAACCATCAGCAGAAAACTCCACCGTGGCCAGTGTTGTTCGCGGCCTTCCGTGATGGAATAGATCAGGCAGCCCAGTGCTGCCGTGAGCACAATCGCTCCGGGATAATCAAATTTTACCTGATCTGTTTTCTCCGTTTCCTGCAGGTAACGACGGATAGCCCACATAGCGGCCACTCCTACGGGCAGGTTGATAAAAAAGATCAGTCTCCAGCCTTCAATGGCCACCTGTGTCTGGGAGAGGTAACCACCCAGCATCTGCCCGATGATAGCGGCAATACTCAATGTAATGCCATACCAGCCAATAGCTTTGGCTCTTTCAGCTGCATCCGGAAAAAGCACCTGTATCAGGGAAATAGACTGCGTGACCATAAACGCTGAACTGACTCCCTGAAGAAAACGGGCAATGTTCAACTGGGTAGCTGTTTGACATAAACCACATAAACAGGAGGTGAGCGTAAACCAGCCCATGCCCCAGAAGAAAACTTTCTTTTTGCCAAGATAATCCCCGGCCCTGCCACCCGTGATCAGGAAGCAGGCGCTGCCCAGCAGATAAGCGGCTATCACCAGCTGTACTTCGCCATCGGTGGCATGCAGACTGCTTTTGATCGTAGGGATGGCGATGTTGATGATAAAAATGTCTATCACATATAAGAGTGGCGCGGTAAGGACAATAAGCAGCGCATACCACTTGTTGATAGTGGAAGAAGAGGATGTCATAAAGTGATGGTGTTAAATAAAAAAATCAGCAGTTGGCTTTTTCGAAGTCGAGCAGCCACTGTTTACGCCAGATACCGCCGCCGTAGCCGGTCAGGTTACCATTGGTGCCGATGATACGATGACAGGGGATGAGGATGGATATTTTGTTCATGCCGTTGGCATTGGCCACAGCCCTTACAGCATCCGGGTTTCCCAGCGTGGTGGCCTGGGTTTTATAGGTTTGGGTGGTGCCGTAAGACACCTGCTGCAGGGCCTTCCAGACAGATTGCTGAAATACGGACCCTGGCGTGAATAAAGGCACCGTGAATGTTTTGCGTTGTCCTTCGAAATAGTTTTTCAGCTGAGATTCCAGTGTTTCGAAGTGTGGGTTGTCGCCCTGTACAATGGTAGCATTCAGGGTGCGGGACAGGTACCGGAATTCTGTTTCCAGCATTTTCCTGTCGGTAAATTCGAGCAGGCAGATACCTTCTTCCACAGCACAGGCGTACATGGTGCCTAATGGTGTTTCCAGCCGTTTAAGATCGATGACCCGTTGTGTCCTGCTTTTTTTAGGAGAGACACCAAAGATGTTTTTAAAGGAATCACCGAAGCCGCTGAGGGATTCGAAACCGGCATCATAAGCAGCCTCAGTGACGGATTCACCCTGCTGTATTTTTTTAAAGGCAGAATTGATCCTGAACATACGCTGATAGGCATGAAAGGTGATGCCGTGATTTTTAATAAACCAGCGTCTTATCTGATGGGGTTCTATGCCGCGCCGGATAAGGTCTGCATCCTTGTATTTGGTACCCGGATCAGCGGACAGCTCCTGTAAGAGTTGCTGTATTGCTGCTGGTGTCTGGTTGAGTTTCTCCAGCGGGTGGCATACTTTACAGGGCCGGTAACCTTTCAGTATACACGCTTTGGAGGTCGGGAAAAATTCAATGTTTTCCGGTTTGGGTTTTCGCGCATGGCAGGAGGGGCGGCAGAAGATGCCGGTTGTTTTTACGGCGGTAAAAAATACTCCTTCAAAAGTGGCGTCCTTTTCGATGGAAGCCTTATACATCCGGTCAAAGCTCAGTTCCATGGTCAGTTATTTTAATTACTTCCACAAAAGTATTTCTACGCTGTCCGCCGGACAACCGGAAAATTGACAAGTATTTTTTTAACGGGCACAACAAGAAGATAGGTACTGACTGATAATTATTATTTAATGTCATCCAGTCGCTACTTTATAGGTTCAATTGTACTTTTGTTTGTCGAGAAATTCTATCGTAAAGTAAAATAAGCACAACCTTGACTTCCTTTCTGAACTCAGCTGATGTGAAAGCTTTTGATATGATCTATGATCAGTATCATCATGCCGTTTTTAGGAACATCTGCCGGTTGGTAGAGCAGCACGACATTGCAGAAGATATTCTTCAGGAAGTATTTATGAGTTTCTGGAATAGCCGGCATGAGCTGGACCTGTCGCAGGGAGCGGGCAAATGGTTGTTTGTGGTTAGCTATAATAAATCATTACAGTATTTAAAAAAGGCAGCCGCTGAAAAATCGAAACTGGTGGCCTATCCATCTATCCTGGATACAATGGAAGATGATAACCCTGATCTTCGGGAAGCCCGGCTGACATTGATTAACGAGGCTATAGAAAATCTGCCTCCCCGCAAAAAGGAAGTATTTCAGTTATGCAGGCTGGAAGGTAAAACAGCCAGTGAAGTTTCTCATATCCTGGGTATTTCACATCATACCGTAAAAGAATATCTACAGGCTTCCGTTAAGTCTATACGCACCTACATCGCCTCCAGCCAGGGTATGGTACCGGTTTGGGGCGCACTCTTTCTGACCGTGTATCTGTAATAAGCCCGTCTTTTTTTGTTAACAATTCCGTAACCTTCTTCTTACCCCTCTTTTTCCCGGCATCTTACTTTTTATATTTGAAAGACATGAAACACATCATCGCACTGATACAGAAAATGAAAGACCGAAAAAAAAAGGCGGCCGATGTGACACGTTCGGAAACTACGGAGGAGTGGGGAGAAGAGGGGATATTGCAGCAGTGGTTGCGGGAAGATTTTGATCGGACTGTGGACAGTGGTGAGCAGGTGCTGACACCGGAGAAGACCGCTTCTATATTAAATCAACTGCACCACAAAATGGAGGCGCAGGAACGGCAGCAGGCGACTGTACCGCGTTTGAGGGTATCCGGCAGTATATATCGCAGGATGCTGCCGCGGGTTGCTGCGGTTGCAGGACTCATCATGCTGGCAGGGCTGGGTATGATTTATTACAGTCAACTGCAAAGAAAAGGGCATCATCCAATAGCTGTGGTGCAGCATGTGAAGTTCATCCGTAATACTACCGGAAAAATCGTGAAGATCAGCTTGCCTGAAGGATCTCAGGTGACCATGGAACCGGCTGCAACGTTGTCGTTTTCGGAGAATGCCGCAAGAGATGTTACGTTACAGGGTAAGGCTGCATTCAGCGTGCAGGCCGATGAGCATCATCCGTTTACCGTTTATGCCGGCAATATTGTCACCACAGCATTGGGCACTGTGTTCACCGTAGACGCACAAGCGCCGCAGCAGGTAATGGTGAAACTGGAAACAGGGAAGGTATTGGTGCGAACAAAAGACGGGACCGCTAAAGAAGATATTTGTTTATTACCTGGTGAAGCGTTTCATTTTGATAGTTCCCGGCATACCTATTCGGTAACAAAGGCGAATGCCGGTAGTGACCATATTTCAAAAACAACTGTTACAAAACATGCGGTGCTGATGGCATTCAATAATGCACCGTTATATACAGTACTCAATAAACTACAGACAGCTTTCGGGGTGAGTATCCATTATGAGCACAGCGATGTTGACGGAGCGTATTTCACCGGGCAGGTGATGAAAACAGATTCACTGCGTAATATTCTGGAGGTCATATGCCAGCTGAATAACCTGGAGTTAATACCCGGAGAGGGAAATATGTCAATCAGGAAGATCAGATAAAAATCATCCATCTACAATAAAAAATAATGCTTTCAGCACCTGCTCATTGTGCAGGTGGCGGGCTTTCTATTCTTAAACTATAATTAATACCTGTCAAAAAATGATCAGACTATTAAAAAGGTACATCTGTGTGCTTTTAGTATTAATCTGTGCCTTGCACGCTCATTCACAGGATTCAGGCATCGCTGTAACTATTAAAGGCAGTGTTATGAGTGAAGACGGGCAGCCGCTGCCCGGTGTGTCTGTAATGGTGAAACAGCGCAATGGCAATGCCAGGATAAACACTGTAACAGACGAAAAAGGCTTTTTCAGACTGGAAGCAATGAAACCTGGTTTGTTGTATGATTTTACATTCAGTTTTGTGGGATATGAAAACAACTTATTAAACGGGTTTCAGGTAAAAGACGGTAACGGTAATCTGCTGCTGATCCGGATGAAAGAAGCGAGTAAAGGGTTAAGTGAACTGGTAGTAGTGGGTTATGGTACCCGTACAAAAAAAGAGCTGACAGGCTCCGTGTCTTCCCTGCGTTCATCTGACCTGAAACAACAGGCAGTGACCTCTTTCGACGAGGCGCTGGCAGGTAAGATGGCCGGTATTCAGGTGATGCAAACCAATGGGGCACCGGGTGGTAACGTATCTATCCGTGTACGCGGTATCGGTTCCATCAGTGCCGGCAACAATCCTTTGTTTGTAATAGATGGGGTGCCTATTACCAACGATACCCGTAGTGCTTCTCCCGGTGTTAATAATTATCAGCAGCCTTTCAACCCGCTGGCATCTATCAATGTGAATGATATTGCTTCCATTGATGTGCTGAAAGATGCGGCTTCAGCTGCCATCTACGGTTCCAGAGGTTCTAACGGCGTAGTGCTGATCCGCACCAAAAAAGGAGCAACAGGTAAAATGACTGTCAGCTATGATGGTAGCTATGGCCTGCAAAATGTAAATAAACATGTAGATGTGCTGGATGCCTATGATTATGCAAAGTTGGTATACGAAGGACATAACAATGCCTACCTCGATGCTGTGCCTACCGGTAAACCTACTGATCCCAACAGCATCCGGCCAAAGAACCCATCCACCTGGATTCCGCCGCAAATACTTCCCTACCTGGAAAATAAACCCGGACTTACCAATACCGACTGGCAGAAAGAAATTTTCAGACAGGCACCCATGCAAAGCCACACCATCAGCATGACCGGCGGAAGCCCTAACCTTTCCTATTATTTTTCCGCCAACTACTTTAACCAGGATGGTATCGTGATCAACAACAACTACAAGCGTTATTCCAGCCGATTCCGTGTTGATGGGAACTCAGGGAAATTCCGCTTTGGTGTGAATATGACACCGTCCTATACCGATAACCGGGTGGTGAATGCAGAAGGGCCCTGGTTTGCGCCCAACTCCGGTGTGATCGCCCTTGCACTGGGTTATGCACCTATTTTCCCGGTACGCAACCCCGATGGCTCCTTTGCTGATTCCGTGAACGTATGGGGCTATGGACAAACCAACCAGCTTAACCCTGTCGCAGTAGCCTCCCTGGTAAAAGACCGGATCAAAAATTTCCGTCTAACGGCTAACGCCTATATGGAATATGAATTTATCCGTAACCTGAAATACAGGATCTCTGCAGGTACAGACCTGAACAGCTTCCGCAGGGATTATTACCGGCCCTCCAATTTACCACTGCCTTCCGGTACACTGCCTTCTGTAGCAACAGGCTTCTCCAATACGGATATGTATACCAACTGGTTGACAGAGCATACCCTTACCTACAATACCTCTTTCGGTAAACACAAACTGGATGTCCTCGCGGGATTTACAGTACAGAAGGAAAACCAGGAACACAATACCCTTACCGCCAATAATTTCCCTACCGATATCATCACCACGCTGAACGCAGGCCAGGTAAATGCAGGCAGTTCCAACCTCGAACAATGGAGCCTTAATTCCTGGTTGGGTAGGGCTCAATACAGCTATGCTGATAAATATTTTCTGACAGCCTCCATCAGACGTGACGGGTCATCCCGTTTCGGTATCAACCGCAAATGGGCTTCCTTCCCCGCTATATCAGGCGCCTGGCAGGTTTCCAACGAACCTTTTTTCCGTAAGGTAAAACATATCAGTTCCCTGAAGATCAGGAGCAGCTACGGTCTTACCGGTAACTTCCAGATCCCGAACTACGGATCACTGGCACAGATGAGTAATACAAACAGTAATTACATTCTGGGCAACAGCACCCTGGTAAATGGCGTATCCATCACCAGTCCGGCTAATCCCAATCTCACCTGGGAAAGTATGGCCAGCTTTGACCTGGGGCTGGAACTGGGATTGTTTGATGAGATGCTGAACTTCACCATCGACTATTATAACGCAAACACCACCAAACTGCTGCTCAATCTCCCTGTTCCCGGTGCATCCGGTTTCAGTACCTATTTGCAGAACGTAGGAGCGGTGAACAATAAAGGGATTGAAATATCGCTGTCATACAACAAAAAGATCGGAAAAGACTGGCAGCTGGAAGGTAATGCAAACATTGCCTTTAATACCAATAAAGTAACCAAACTGGGACCTTCGGGTGCACCTATCATTGCTACAGGCGGTACCGGCAATACTTACTTCATCACCAAAATAGGTGAAACCATCGGCTCTTACTATCTCTATGTAACAGATGGTATTTACCGTGATCAGCGGGACCTGGACACCTCCGCCAAAACCAGCAATCCTACACGCGTGGGCGACCTGAAGTTTAAAGATGTGAATGGTGACGGCAAGATAGATGCCAACGACAGGGCTGTTGTGGGGAGCTTCCAGCCAAAGTATATCTTCGGCTTCAGCAATACGGTCCGTTATAAAAACCTGGACCTGAGCATTTCCATCCAGGGCAGTCAGGGTAATAAGATACTCAACCTCTTCAGACGTTACATCGCCAATGTGGAAGGCAACTTCAACAACCTGAGCGAAGTAAAGGACCACTATGTTTCTCCGGAAAATCCGGGTAATGGGCTGGTAAATCGCGCCAACAGGCTGGCTACAGGTGGTAATGGTATCACTTCTTCCTGGCATGTGGAAGATGCATCATATATCAGGGTGAGAAATATTGCACTCGGCTATAACTTCCCGGCAGCACTGCTTGGTCGCACGGGCATATCTTCAGCGAGGATTTATGGTGCTGTTCAGAATCCGTTCACTTTTTCCAAATACTCTTTATTCAACCCTGAGATCAGCAACCGTACAGAGAATGCGCTTACTGCCGGAGAAGACTATGGTTCCTACCCGTTGGCACGTACTTACATGATTGGTCTTAACGTCACCTTTTAATGCAGCAAACCATGAAAAAATATAATTGCTATCTCCTGTTACTGATATTGATTTTTGCTTCCTGTAATAAAGAATTTCTGGACCTTAATCCGGTTTCTACCATAGCGCCCGGTCAATTCTTTAAAACCGCAGACGATGCCATCACGGCTGTAAACGGATGTTATGCGTCTCTTGCACAGAGCAGCCAATACGGCGCTACCTTTCAGGTACTGATGGAAGCGAGAGCAGATAATTTTACAGACCAGGACCCCTCTTCCAACTCAGGACAGAACTATCAGATCAACCGTTATTCAGACAACTCGGGTAACACCAATTTCTACAATGCCTGGGTAGGCGTATATAACGGCATCTTCCGGTGTAATACGCTGCTGGCTGCTTTGGATGGTATTCAAATGGATGAAACGCTGAAGAACCGTATCAGGGGAGAGGCGCGTTTTATCAGAGCATTGGCGTACTTTAATCTGGTAAGGTTGTGGGGAGCCGTGCCATTGCTGACTACAGCCGCAGATCCTGTTAATGCAATAAATCTGAAACGGGATAATGTAGCAGCCATCTACACTCAGGTGGAAGCGGATCTTGTATTTGCAGCGGCCAATTTACCGGCCACCTATGCATCGACTGAAACAGGGCGTGTTACCAGCGGGGCAGCCAAGGGATTGCTGGGAAAAGTATATCTCTATCAGAAAAAATATGCTCCTGCTCAAACAGTATTACAGGATGTTATTAACAGTAATGTATACACGCTGTTGCCTAAAGTAGCAGATGTATTCAGCACCACCAATAAGTATAATGCAGAAATATTGTTTGCGGTACGTTATGCCAAGGGAGTGGCCAATCAGAGCCATGGTTTCTGGTATGCCAATTCACAAACGATCACGGTAGATACCACGCTGCTGAAAGCATATGATGATGCCGACCAGCGCAAAGCGTTATCGGAATCTGTGAAGCCGGCCGGTAATGCCAATATGATGCCGCGCAAGTTTGTGGACGACCCGGTGAACGGCCAGGCGGGTAATGACTTTCCGGTGCTTCGTTTGGCAGATGTGTTGCTCATGCAGGCGGAAGTGCTGAATGAGCTGGGATATAGTGCCACCGGTAATGCCATTACTTATCTTAACATGGTACGTTCCCGTGCGGGGCTGTCTTCACTGACAGCTGCTGATCTGCCGGACCAGGTTAGTTTCCGCAATGAGGTATATAAACAACGTCGTCTGGAGCTGCCATTTGAATGTGACCGTTGGTTTGATCTGATACGCACCGGCCGCGTTGTTTCCGAGATACTGGCCAACAAAAAGGTTAACCTGCCAGCTTTCCGTCTGCTCTATCCTATACCGCAGCAGGAGATGGATATCATGAATAACAAAGCGACCTTCCCGCAGAACCCGGGATATGATTGATGAAACTGTTGAGACTTTACATCAAAGCGGGTGCACTTCATCAGAAGTGCACCCGCTTAATTAAATGCCTGCCGGAACTCCAGCGGAGAAAGGCTGGTTTTAGCTTTGAACAACTTGCTGAATGACTGCGGATGTTCAAAACCCAGTTCATAGGCGATTTCACTGACGGATAGGTCTGTAGTAGACAGTTTTTCCTTCGCTTTTTCTATCAGCGTGTCATGAATATGTTGTTGGGTACTTTTGCCGGTCAATACCTTGAGTAACCCACTTAAATAATTGGGTGATACGTTTAAGGTGTCTGCAATGTGCTGAACAGTAGGCAGGCCTTTTTTCAGCAGCTCGTCGCTGTTGAAATAGCTGGTGAGTAAGGCTTCCAGCCGGTCAAGGATTTTGTGATGAGGGACTTGCCGGGTAAGAAACTGGCGATGATAGAATCTCTCTGAATAGGTAAACAGTAATTCAAGCTGGGCGATTATTACAGACTGGCTGAATTGATCGATATTGGAATGGTATTCCTGTTCTATGTTTTGCAGGATCGTTGTAATGATGGTTTCTTCTTTCTCTGACAGATGAAGGGCTTCATTGGTGGCGTAGCTGAAATATTCGTACTGTTTGATTGTTTTGGCCAGCGGTGTATTCCAGAGAAAATCGGGATGGATGAGTAACAGCCATCCCATATGTTTAACATCGTCATTTGCCTCAATGGAAAATACCTGGTTGGGCGCAACAAAGAAAAGTACTCCTTCATTAAAATCATATTGCTGTTGCCCATATTTCATTCTACCATTAAAATTCCGTTTCAGCGCCACCGCATAAAAATCCTGTGTAATATTTTTGGGATCATCCGGCCAATTTTGAATCGTTTCAAAATTGATCACACTCACCAAAGGATGTTCAGGTTTGGGTAAGTGCCTGAACTGATGGTATTCACTGATGGTTTTAATCCTGTATGGTTGTGTATCTGCCATATGATGATTTAATTGTTGGTGCTGAAGGCAGCCGCAAATTCTGCTGCAAAATCTTCCAGTTTCACTTTACCCATTACAGCAGGTGGGTTCTGGTAATAATCTTCTGCCAGTATCCCGCTGTGAAGGGCTGCATATAATTCTACCAGGAGGGTGGCCACCTGCGGTGGGACGCCATTAGTTTCCAGACCTGTTTGCATCTGCTCATCCGGAATGATATTCCATTGCAGGTGCGGCTGACCGATA belongs to Chitinophaga sp. HK235 and includes:
- a CDS encoding AraC family transcriptional regulator; the encoded protein is MADTQPYRIKTISEYHQFRHLPKPEHPLVSVINFETIQNWPDDPKNITQDFYAVALKRNFNGRMKYGQQQYDFNEGVLFFVAPNQVFSIEANDDVKHMGWLLLIHPDFLWNTPLAKTIKQYEYFSYATNEALHLSEKEETIITTILQNIEQEYHSNIDQFSQSVIIAQLELLFTYSERFYHRQFLTRQVPHHKILDRLEALLTSYFNSDELLKKGLPTVQHIADTLNVSPNYLSGLLKVLTGKSTQQHIHDTLIEKAKEKLSTTDLSVSEIAYELGFEHPQSFSKLFKAKTSLSPLEFRQAFN
- a CDS encoding RagB/SusD family nutrient uptake outer membrane protein; this translates as MKKYNCYLLLLILIFASCNKEFLDLNPVSTIAPGQFFKTADDAITAVNGCYASLAQSSQYGATFQVLMEARADNFTDQDPSSNSGQNYQINRYSDNSGNTNFYNAWVGVYNGIFRCNTLLAALDGIQMDETLKNRIRGEARFIRALAYFNLVRLWGAVPLLTTAADPVNAINLKRDNVAAIYTQVEADLVFAAANLPATYASTETGRVTSGAAKGLLGKVYLYQKKYAPAQTVLQDVINSNVYTLLPKVADVFSTTNKYNAEILFAVRYAKGVANQSHGFWYANSQTITVDTTLLKAYDDADQRKALSESVKPAGNANMMPRKFVDDPVNGQAGNDFPVLRLADVLLMQAEVLNELGYSATGNAITYLNMVRSRAGLSSLTAADLPDQVSFRNEVYKQRRLELPFECDRWFDLIRTGRVVSEILANKKVNLPAFRLLYPIPQQEMDIMNNKATFPQNPGYD